The following are encoded together in the Mariluticola halotolerans genome:
- the mtnK gene encoding S-methyl-5-thioribose kinase, with protein MDNQAFEALTTASLPQRLGSNSALTDRIGTDASTWKVREVGDGNLNLVFIVEGPDGSVIVKQALPYVRLVGDSWPLPLKRSFFEYNALIRQADRMPGMVPEVLHFDETQALIIMEFLSPHIILRQALIEGQILPGLGPDLGLFVARTLFRGSDLSMDTKKRKADLALFADNAELCDITENLVFSDPYFDAEMNAHTSPQLDGLVKELRADRDLKVAAQAMKHLFAAKAETLLHGDLHTGSVMVIPGETKVIDPEFAFYGPMAFDVGMMLANFWMNYFSQSGHEQNGDRDDMRAFVLTTITEIWNTFAAEFANLWRTERTGILYQASLFEDQGDILGSEQALDGVLHDIWVDALGFAGIEMHRRILGLAHNADFESIEDADLRASCEAKALKLGRHIAVNRGIIHSITEVNNLAERLQQEMAV; from the coding sequence GTGGATAATCAGGCTTTCGAGGCGCTTACCACGGCGTCACTACCCCAGCGACTTGGCAGCAACAGCGCCTTGACGGATCGCATCGGCACCGATGCTTCCACATGGAAAGTGCGTGAGGTCGGTGACGGCAATCTCAACCTGGTTTTCATTGTCGAGGGGCCGGATGGCAGTGTCATTGTCAAGCAGGCATTGCCCTATGTGCGCCTTGTCGGCGATAGCTGGCCGCTGCCCCTCAAGCGCTCATTTTTCGAGTATAACGCCTTGATCCGTCAGGCGGATCGTATGCCTGGCATGGTACCCGAAGTGCTGCATTTCGATGAAACCCAAGCGCTGATCATCATGGAATTCCTCAGCCCGCACATCATCTTGCGGCAGGCGCTGATTGAGGGGCAGATCCTGCCCGGTCTCGGGCCGGATCTGGGGCTTTTCGTTGCCCGCACCCTGTTCCGCGGCTCCGATCTGTCCATGGATACCAAAAAGCGCAAAGCAGATCTGGCGTTGTTCGCAGACAATGCCGAACTTTGCGATATCACCGAAAACCTTGTGTTCTCGGATCCCTATTTCGATGCAGAAATGAACGCCCACACCAGCCCGCAGCTGGATGGGCTGGTGAAAGAATTGCGGGCTGACCGCGACCTCAAGGTCGCAGCCCAAGCCATGAAGCACCTGTTTGCGGCCAAGGCGGAAACCTTGTTGCATGGCGATTTGCACACCGGCTCGGTCATGGTCATTCCCGGTGAGACCAAGGTCATCGATCCCGAGTTTGCCTTTTACGGCCCGATGGCTTTTGACGTGGGCATGATGCTGGCCAATTTCTGGATGAATTATTTCTCCCAGTCCGGCCACGAGCAGAACGGCGACCGCGATGACATGCGTGCATTCGTACTGACCACAATTACTGAAATCTGGAACACCTTCGCGGCTGAATTTGCCAATCTCTGGCGCACCGAACGTACCGGTATTCTCTATCAGGCCAGCCTGTTCGAGGATCAGGGCGATATCCTGGGGTCCGAGCAGGCGCTTGACGGTGTCCTGCACGATATCTGGGTGGATGCGCTCGGCTTTGCCGGCATTGAAATGCATCGTCGTATTCTCGGGCTTGCCCATAATGCCGATTTTGAAAGCATTGAGGATGCGGATTTGCGCGCCAGCTGCGAGGCAAAGGCCCTCAAGCTGGGGCGGCATATCGCGGTCAACCGGGGCATCATTCACTCAATAACCGAAGTCAACAATCTGGCCGAACGGCTGCAACAGGAGATGGCTGTATGA
- a CDS encoding substrate-binding domain-containing protein codes for MIKRRTLGKFALALAGATALGGGAIAQDMPAPLDNPGDVTIALVRYLSTGDFFQAYLSGVESQAAAIGVNLRVLDSRQDAALQADMVDQAIALGVDGIIIQHGLTESMQEAAQRAVDAGIKVVAFDVNVENPAIPQIEQSDHDLSRLALEQAIADHGDSWTAGYVYVAGIAPLDRRDEVWKEYKAKYSGINEVAQFGTLDNPIANSVANQARSILAANPDITVMFAPYDEFAKGVKIAVDEAGMSSQVDIYSADVSTADIAAMREPGSAWVATAATNPAVVGEVSVRALAMMLAGEDPGHNVIVPPTLITQKDLNENDISNMDELSANLPQFAHAEVAVPAWMPLPSRD; via the coding sequence ATGATCAAGCGTAGAACTTTGGGCAAATTCGCCCTGGCACTGGCCGGCGCGACAGCACTGGGCGGCGGTGCCATTGCACAGGACATGCCGGCACCCTTGGACAATCCCGGCGATGTGACCATTGCCCTTGTGCGTTACCTGTCGACCGGTGACTTCTTCCAGGCCTATCTGTCGGGTGTCGAAAGCCAGGCCGCTGCAATCGGCGTGAACCTGCGCGTGCTCGACAGCCGTCAGGACGCAGCCCTGCAGGCCGACATGGTGGATCAGGCAATCGCACTGGGTGTTGATGGCATCATCATTCAGCACGGCCTGACCGAGAGCATGCAGGAAGCCGCGCAGCGCGCGGTTGATGCAGGCATCAAGGTTGTGGCCTTCGACGTGAATGTCGAAAACCCGGCCATTCCGCAGATTGAACAATCTGACCACGACCTGTCCCGTCTGGCCCTTGAGCAGGCAATTGCCGATCATGGCGACAGCTGGACCGCCGGCTATGTCTATGTCGCCGGTATTGCCCCGCTCGATCGCCGGGACGAAGTGTGGAAAGAGTACAAGGCAAAATATTCCGGTATCAATGAAGTGGCCCAGTTCGGCACGCTCGACAACCCGATTGCCAATTCCGTTGCCAATCAGGCGCGTTCAATCCTTGCGGCCAATCCCGATATCACCGTCATGTTTGCCCCTTATGACGAATTCGCCAAGGGTGTGAAGATTGCCGTTGATGAAGCCGGGATGTCCTCGCAGGTTGATATCTATTCTGCCGACGTTTCGACTGCGGATATTGCAGCCATGCGCGAGCCGGGCAGTGCCTGGGTTGCCACTGCCGCCACCAATCCCGCTGTTGTGGGTGAGGTTTCGGTCCGTGCGCTGGCCATGATGCTGGCGGGCGAAGATCCCGGCCACAATGTTATCGTGCCGCCGACCCTGATCACCCAGAAGGACCTGAACGAAAACGACATCAGCAATATGGACGAGCTGTCGGCCAATCTGCCGCAATTCGCCCATGCTGAAGTGGCCGTGCCCGCGTGGATGCCGCTGCCCAGCCGCGATTGA
- a CDS encoding ABC transporter permease — MASDTTAPRPIDTSSTTVREYAIRYGFLALLVGLVIFFSISSRGFASPQSAVFILQSVSITGILALGVTATLVVGGFDLSIGSVATTSMMASSYVMVVLGWDTTAAVMTCLLVGVAVGFINGVLIVYMRVPDLLATLGMMFLLVGLQRIPTEGRSIATGMSLPDGTTATGTFSADFLALGRHRFDFFLPDLLPVSVVVLIVLAVVIWFFLEYTRFGRMMYAVGSNERAAQLAGAPVNAYKIWAYIISGVFASIGGILLAARLGRGDIASGNNLLLDSVAAALIGFAVLGAAKPNAFGTAIGALFVGILLQGLTMMNAPYYTQDFVKGAVLVIALVFTFALSKRGKR, encoded by the coding sequence ATGGCTTCAGACACAACGGCGCCCCGGCCCATCGACACATCCAGCACCACCGTTCGCGAATATGCCATCCGCTATGGTTTTCTGGCGCTGCTGGTGGGGCTGGTTATCTTCTTTTCCATCTCCTCGCGCGGTTTTGCCTCACCGCAAAGTGCGGTGTTCATCCTGCAGTCGGTATCGATCACCGGCATCCTGGCACTTGGGGTAACCGCCACTCTGGTGGTCGGAGGTTTTGACCTCTCCATCGGTTCTGTCGCCACCACCTCCATGATGGCGTCATCCTATGTCATGGTTGTGCTGGGCTGGGACACAACGGCGGCGGTGATGACCTGCCTGCTGGTCGGGGTCGCTGTGGGGTTCATCAATGGCGTGCTGATTGTTTACATGCGTGTGCCCGATCTGCTGGCCACGCTGGGCATGATGTTTCTTCTGGTCGGCTTGCAGCGCATTCCAACCGAGGGGCGTTCGATTGCAACAGGCATGTCCCTGCCGGACGGCACCACGGCCACCGGCACGTTCAGCGCGGATTTTCTGGCGCTGGGGCGGCATCGGTTTGATTTCTTCCTGCCTGACCTGCTGCCCGTCTCGGTGGTCGTTCTCATCGTTCTTGCCGTCGTCATCTGGTTCTTTCTTGAATATACCCGTTTTGGACGGATGATGTATGCGGTGGGCTCCAACGAGCGCGCGGCGCAATTGGCCGGCGCGCCGGTCAATGCCTACAAGATCTGGGCCTATATCATTTCAGGCGTGTTTGCCTCGATCGGTGGCATTCTTCTGGCCGCCCGGCTGGGGCGCGGCGATATCGCCTCGGGCAATAACCTGTTGCTCGATTCAGTTGCCGCGGCCCTGATCGGCTTCGCGGTTCTGGGCGCTGCCAAGCCCAACGCATTCGGCACCGCCATCGGCGCGCTGTTCGTCGGCATCCTGTTGCAGGGGCTGACGATGATGAACGCGCCTTATTACACCCAGGATTTCGTCAAAGGGGCCGTGCTGGTTATTGCACTGGTATTCACTTTCGCCCTGTCGAAACGCGGTAAGCGCTAA
- a CDS encoding bifunctional aldolase/short-chain dehydrogenase codes for MQNLWNDSEAEALVQRYAPSGVNRDLALRTYTTRLLGGVPRLVLHGGGNTSVKTRVRDLVGEEWDVLCVKGSGWDMGTIEPEGLPAVKLQPLLKARALDKLSDEDMVALQRANLINPASPNPSVEALLHAFLPHKFVDHTHSTAILAIADQAESEKMSRALFGPKMGFVPYIMPGFDLAKAAADVFEQDTSVEGLILDKHGIFTFGDTAEQAYERMIRYVTLAEDYVKENGRTPFTPVTLPKQLATPGEMAAMLRGAVAQPLGAGRFSRVISEFRTSPTILDFVNAAEVAEMAKRGVSTPDLSIRIKTGPMVVPAPDAEKLDSYRAEIDGRVSDYVAAYTDYFDTNNARVGGDRVMLDPMPRLTLVPGLGLFGHGRTQKDARIAADLAEMWIETARDAEAIGRFEPVTKPDLFDLEYWSLEQAKLAGAKPKPFTGQVVVVTGGGGAIGAATARAFAAEGAHLVVLDLDADKADAAAQAAGNGAIGLAADVTDAASVRAAFDAAVATFGGVDIVVSNAGAAWEGAIATLDDELLRRSFELNFFAHQLVAQNAVRIMKQQGTGGVLLFNASKQAVNPGANFGAYGLPKAATLLLSRQYALEHGADGIRANAVNADRIRSGLLDPEMIAARSVSRGVSEADYMAGNLLKQEVTAEDVAQAFVHHALADRTTADVTTVDGGNIAAAMR; via the coding sequence CACTTATACGACACGGCTTTTGGGCGGTGTGCCGCGTCTGGTTTTGCATGGCGGCGGGAATACCTCGGTCAAGACGCGGGTCCGTGATCTTGTTGGTGAAGAATGGGATGTGCTTTGCGTCAAGGGCAGCGGCTGGGATATGGGCACGATCGAGCCTGAAGGACTGCCGGCGGTCAAATTGCAGCCGTTGTTGAAAGCGCGTGCCCTCGACAAGCTGTCCGATGAGGACATGGTGGCGCTGCAACGCGCCAATCTCATCAATCCCGCCTCGCCCAACCCTTCGGTTGAAGCGTTGTTGCATGCGTTTCTGCCGCATAAATTTGTCGATCATACCCATTCCACCGCCATTCTCGCCATTGCCGACCAGGCCGAAAGCGAGAAAATGAGCCGTGCGCTTTTCGGGCCCAAAATGGGGTTTGTGCCCTATATCATGCCCGGTTTTGATCTGGCGAAGGCGGCCGCGGACGTGTTCGAGCAGGATACATCCGTTGAGGGGTTGATCCTCGACAAGCACGGCATTTTCACCTTCGGGGACACGGCAGAACAGGCCTATGAGCGCATGATCCGTTATGTGACCCTGGCGGAAGATTACGTCAAAGAGAATGGCCGTACCCCCTTCACCCCTGTCACCTTGCCCAAACAATTGGCAACGCCGGGCGAGATGGCGGCAATGTTGCGTGGTGCGGTGGCCCAGCCGCTGGGGGCTGGCCGCTTTTCACGGGTGATCAGCGAATTCCGCACCTCCCCCACCATTCTGGATTTCGTTAATGCCGCCGAGGTCGCCGAGATGGCGAAGCGGGGTGTTTCGACGCCGGATTTGTCGATCCGCATCAAGACCGGCCCTATGGTGGTGCCGGCCCCCGATGCGGAAAAGCTCGATAGCTATCGCGCTGAAATCGACGGGCGGGTCAGCGATTATGTTGCGGCCTATACCGATTATTTTGACACCAATAATGCCCGCGTCGGTGGGGACCGGGTCATGCTTGACCCCATGCCGCGCCTGACCCTTGTGCCCGGGCTTGGCCTTTTCGGGCATGGACGCACCCAGAAAGACGCAAGGATTGCTGCCGACCTTGCCGAGATGTGGATTGAGACTGCCCGCGATGCAGAAGCAATTGGCCGGTTTGAGCCGGTCACAAAGCCTGATCTGTTTGATCTTGAATACTGGTCACTGGAACAGGCCAAACTGGCAGGTGCCAAGCCAAAACCGTTTACCGGGCAGGTTGTTGTAGTCACCGGTGGTGGCGGGGCCATCGGGGCGGCAACGGCGAGGGCCTTTGCCGCAGAGGGGGCGCATCTTGTCGTGCTCGATCTTGATGCCGACAAGGCCGATGCCGCCGCGCAGGCTGCTGGCAATGGTGCCATCGGGCTTGCCGCTGATGTGACGGACGCGGCATCGGTCCGCGCGGCATTTGATGCTGCTGTCGCCACGTTTGGCGGGGTTGATATTGTCGTCTCCAATGCAGGCGCAGCCTGGGAAGGGGCGATTGCGACGCTGGACGATGAATTGCTGCGCCGCAGTTTCGAGTTGAACTTTTTTGCCCATCAACTGGTGGCGCAAAATGCGGTGCGCATCATGAAGCAGCAAGGTACGGGCGGGGTATTGCTGTTCAATGCCAGCAAGCAGGCCGTCAATCCCGGTGCCAATTTCGGCGCTTATGGTCTGCCCAAGGCGGCGACCTTGTTGCTGTCGCGCCAATACGCGCTGGAACATGGTGCCGATGGCATTCGCGCCAATGCAGTCAATGCGGACCGTATCCGCTCCGGCCTGCTCGATCCGGAGATGATTGCGGCGCGCTCGGTATCCCGTGGCGTTTCCGAGGCCGATTACATGGCGGGCAATTTGCTCAAGCAGGAAGTCACGGCAGAAGATGTGGCGCAGGCCTTTGTGCATCACGCCCTAGCCGACCGCACCACAGCCGATGTCACAACCGTTGACGGCGGCAATATCGCAGCGGCGATGCGCTGA
- a CDS encoding transketolase, which yields MSLSNQQTTEDIAAGIRRRVFLHTMRNNGGYLSQACSAAETLALMYNEVLHLGEPTLPKVPLPFAGVPSADNPDAFTGAGYHGPFAPEYDRFIISPAHYALVIYSALIQIGRMDEDALDHFNRDGGSVEMIGAEHSPGMEVTTGSLAQGLSMASGIAWARKRNGEKGKVWVYMSDGEFQEGQTWECLAAMAYHGIDNIGVIVDVNRQQCDGAMSSVLDLGDLPARVEAFGATTFSVNGHDLDALRAAASGGEPGKPLVILANTSPFEGMPFLQKRFPRLHYVRFKTPEERAEMQSAIAAELGVDEAII from the coding sequence ATGTCCCTATCCAATCAGCAAACAACCGAAGATATCGCCGCGGGCATTCGCCGCCGCGTCTTCCTGCACACCATGCGCAATAATGGCGGCTATCTCAGCCAGGCCTGTTCCGCCGCCGAAACGCTGGCGCTCATGTATAATGAAGTGCTCCATCTCGGCGAGCCAACCTTACCGAAAGTGCCTTTGCCCTTCGCCGGCGTTCCCTCGGCCGACAATCCCGATGCCTTCACCGGTGCGGGCTATCACGGGCCTTTCGCACCTGAATATGACCGGTTCATCATCTCACCGGCCCATTATGCCCTCGTCATTTATTCGGCCCTGATCCAGATCGGGCGTATGGATGAGGACGCGCTTGACCATTTCAATCGCGACGGTGGTTCTGTTGAAATGATCGGTGCCGAGCACAGCCCCGGCATGGAAGTGACCACAGGTTCGCTGGCGCAAGGCCTTTCCATGGCTTCCGGCATCGCCTGGGCGCGCAAGCGCAACGGGGAGAAGGGCAAGGTCTGGGTCTATATGTCGGACGGCGAATTCCAGGAAGGCCAGACCTGGGAATGCCTTGCAGCCATGGCCTATCATGGCATCGACAATATCGGCGTTATCGTCGATGTGAACCGCCAGCAATGCGACGGCGCCATGTCGAGTGTTCTTGATCTTGGTGATCTGCCGGCACGGGTCGAAGCCTTTGGCGCGACCACGTTCTCGGTCAATGGCCATGATCTTGATGCATTGCGGGCTGCCGCCAGTGGTGGTGAGCCGGGCAAGCCGCTGGTGATCCTTGCCAATACTTCGCCATTTGAAGGCATGCCATTTTTGCAAAAGCGTTTCCCGCGCCTGCACTATGTGCGTTTCAAAACGCCTGAAGAACGCGCCGAAATGCAATCCGCCATAGCCGCCGAACTCGGCGTCGACGAAGCCATAATATAG
- a CDS encoding sugar ABC transporter ATP-binding protein gives MVKEPVFRISGLRKSFGPITVLDGVDLTLDAGAVTVLMGANGAGKSTLVKIVSRVYPSSGGTITLAGKPFAPATPADAIRQGVVTVHQNINDGVVADLDVATNLTLDRLCGAGAKMIFNPRQVRRDAKIVAERVGLKVSLNAKVADLTLADRQMVALARAMAHEPEVLILDEPTSSLSTAEADRLFTLLDRLKARGVAILYISHRMSDIRRLADRIVSLRDGRITGVFEGDNLDYEGAVNAMLGQSISQGTVTVRAPGAPVFTAENLQIAPTARPMSLTLGQGEVVVVTGLVGVGKTALAETLFGFRSAHGGTMVLDGKPYAPRSTHEAIDKGVFLVAKDRGENGIVPDFNLYENMSLPFLRRLADFSILRRNRERQQAQQQIEALNIVCRGDRDELSMLSGGNQQKVMVARWLTQSARLLILDEPFQGVDIAARRDIAAKLRASADGRATLVFLTELDEAFEIADRILVMSEHTIVGEHNNGAIDSDRLLAEIAGIHSTVQ, from the coding sequence ATGGTCAAAGAACCCGTGTTCCGCATATCCGGCTTGCGTAAGTCGTTCGGCCCGATAACGGTGCTGGACGGCGTGGATCTGACGCTCGATGCCGGTGCGGTTACAGTATTGATGGGCGCCAATGGCGCGGGTAAATCCACGCTGGTGAAAATCGTCAGCCGGGTCTATCCGAGCAGCGGCGGCACCATCACGCTGGCCGGCAAGCCCTTTGCGCCAGCAACGCCTGCGGATGCGATCCGCCAGGGCGTTGTGACCGTGCATCAGAACATTAATGACGGCGTCGTTGCCGACCTTGATGTCGCGACCAATTTGACCCTCGACCGCCTCTGCGGAGCCGGTGCGAAGATGATTTTCAATCCCCGCCAGGTGCGCCGCGACGCAAAAATCGTTGCCGAGCGTGTTGGCCTCAAGGTCAGCCTCAACGCCAAGGTTGCCGACCTGACCCTTGCCGACCGCCAGATGGTGGCACTGGCCCGCGCCATGGCGCATGAGCCGGAAGTGCTTATTCTCGACGAACCGACATCCTCCCTGTCGACAGCGGAGGCCGACCGGCTTTTCACCCTGCTTGACCGGTTGAAGGCGCGGGGCGTGGCCATTCTTTATATATCGCATCGCATGTCGGATATCCGCCGGCTTGCCGACAGGATTGTCAGCCTGAGAGACGGGCGGATTACCGGTGTGTTCGAGGGCGACAATCTCGATTATGAGGGCGCGGTCAACGCCATGCTAGGCCAGTCGATATCCCAGGGCACCGTGACAGTTCGCGCGCCCGGCGCGCCGGTATTCACCGCCGAGAATTTGCAAATCGCCCCGACCGCCAGGCCAATGTCGCTGACACTGGGGCAGGGCGAGGTTGTGGTGGTCACCGGGCTGGTGGGTGTAGGCAAGACCGCACTGGCCGAAACCCTGTTCGGTTTCCGGTCCGCCCATGGCGGCACCATGGTGCTGGATGGCAAACCCTATGCGCCGCGTAGCACCCATGAGGCAATCGACAAGGGTGTGTTTCTGGTTGCCAAGGATCGCGGCGAGAACGGTATCGTTCCCGACTTCAATCTTTATGAGAACATGTCACTGCCCTTTCTCAGGCGGCTGGCAGATTTCTCGATCCTGAGGCGCAACCGTGAGCGCCAGCAGGCCCAGCAACAAATCGAAGCGCTTAATATTGTCTGCCGCGGCGACAGGGATGAATTGTCCATGCTATCCGGCGGCAATCAGCAAAAGGTTATGGTCGCACGCTGGCTGACGCAGTCGGCCCGGCTGCTTATTCTCGATGAACCGTTCCAGGGCGTCGATATTGCCGCCCGGCGCGATATTGCCGCCAAATTGCGCGCCTCGGCTGATGGCCGCGCCACACTGGTATTTCTCACCGAGCTCGACGAAGCCTTTGAAATCGCCGACCGCATTCTGGTGATGTCCGAACACACCATTGTGGGCGAGCACAATAATGGCGCAATCGATTCTGACCGATTGCTGGCGGAAATCGCCGGCATCCATTCAACCGTTCAATAA
- the mtnA gene encoding S-methyl-5-thioribose-1-phosphate isomerase yields the protein MKVGDRHYRTIWLNEDGRAVDIIDQRWLPHEFRVVTLKTLEEAAIAIRDMWVRGAPLIGVTAAYGMAFAMANDPSDKALDAAWEHLHETRPTAINLKWALDEMRAVLGPLAPADRLEAAYKRAGEIADEDTELNRTIGTHGLEIIRKIAAGKKPGEPVNILTHCNAGWLATVDYGTATAPIYLAVEEGIKVHVYVDETRPRNQGAQLTAWELNGHGVPHTLIVDNAGGHLMQHGMVDMVIVGTDRTTANGDVCNKIGTYLKALAAKDNGVPFYVALPSPTIDWTVKDGVAEIPIEERDGDEVALVQGRDASGNIIQVRISPDGTPSGNPAFDVTPARLITGLITERGIADASPQGLLSLFPERQ from the coding sequence ATGAAAGTCGGAGATCGTCACTATCGCACTATCTGGCTGAATGAAGATGGCCGCGCCGTTGATATTATCGATCAGCGCTGGTTGCCGCACGAGTTTCGGGTTGTCACCCTGAAAACGCTCGAGGAGGCGGCCATTGCCATTCGCGACATGTGGGTGCGTGGCGCCCCCCTGATCGGGGTCACTGCCGCCTATGGCATGGCCTTCGCCATGGCCAATGACCCGAGCGACAAGGCGCTCGATGCGGCCTGGGAACACTTGCACGAGACACGGCCCACCGCGATCAACCTCAAATGGGCGCTTGACGAAATGCGCGCGGTCCTTGGCCCGCTCGCGCCAGCGGACCGGCTTGAAGCTGCCTATAAACGGGCGGGCGAAATTGCCGATGAGGATACCGAACTCAACCGCACCATCGGCACTCATGGTCTGGAAATCATCCGCAAGATTGCGGCCGGCAAAAAGCCGGGTGAGCCGGTAAATATCCTGACCCATTGCAATGCCGGGTGGTTGGCCACCGTCGACTATGGCACAGCAACCGCGCCGATCTATCTGGCGGTGGAAGAAGGCATCAAGGTGCACGTCTATGTCGATGAGACGCGTCCCCGCAACCAGGGTGCCCAGCTCACCGCATGGGAATTGAACGGACATGGCGTGCCGCACACGCTGATCGTTGATAATGCCGGCGGCCATTTGATGCAGCACGGCATGGTCGACATGGTGATTGTCGGCACCGACCGCACCACGGCCAATGGTGATGTCTGCAACAAGATCGGCACGTATCTCAAAGCGCTCGCCGCCAAGGATAATGGCGTGCCGTTTTACGTCGCCCTGCCCTCCCCGACCATTGACTGGACGGTGAAGGACGGCGTTGCCGAAATTCCTATTGAAGAACGGGATGGCGATGAAGTGGCGCTGGTGCAAGGGCGTGATGCATCTGGAAATATCATTCAGGTGCGCATCTCACCGGATGGCACCCCCTCGGGCAATCCCGCTTTTGATGTCACCCCCGCCCGTTTGATCACCGGCCTGATTACCGAGCGCGGCATAGCCGATGCCTCGCCTCAAGGTCTTCTTTCCCTGTTTCCCGAGCGGCAGTAG